TCGGGTACGAATTGCCCGTGGGGGCGCCGCCAGGGAACGCGTACTGCTGCGGCCAGACCAAGGGCACGCTGTTGTTccccgatccagccgatccgcTCATCGGCGCCGTCTGCATGTCTGTCGCAGCCGCCGGCGGGGAGAACGGCTGGCTGCTCACGACCACGCTGCTCGTGCTGCAGCTCTGCTGGAAAGGGTACGGCCCGGtagcagcagtagtagtactagtcGTGTTCGGGTAGATCGCCGTCTGCGTCTCGCCGCCGTAGGCAGATGGGGGCGTGAAGGCGGCTTGCTGGTAGGGCATCGTCCAGGATGTGCCTTCAGGAGCGGCGGCAGGGAACTCGTAGCCGGGGTTGGCGCCCGGGCTTGggagctggtggtggtggtggtggctgccATGTGGGCCCGCCGGTGAGGCGTCCATCTCCATGGAGGCGTCGACGCGTAGCCGCTTCTTCTGGAGATGGTGGTTCTGGACCCAGGTGAGGATGAGCTTGAGCAGCTGCATGGTGCcctgccgcccgccgccgagccgcgccgccgcggcctcgatGGTGGACCGCTTCAGCCGGATGCTGCGGAGGTCCTCGGCCGAGATGCAGTCCCGGTTGTTGGTCAGCCACTCCATGAAGAACCGCGGCaggtcctccgccgccccgccgccagaAGCCACGAAGCCCTCTCCTCCACCAGaagccgcggccgccgctttCCCGGCGGCCCTGCAGCCGGCGTCCGCGGCGTGGCGCGCGGGCGGCTTGTGGTCGTCGGACATGGCGTCCGCGTCCTCTAGCATCATGCCGACGTCGTCGGGGAACAGCGGCTCGTCCTCCCAGCTGGGCACGGAGAGCGACGCGAAGTCGAGCAGCTGGTCGAGGTCGGCGAGCGCATCGAtcccgtcctccgccgccgcgtgctgctcgccgccgccccttgTCGCTGCGGCGGTGAAGGCGCTggaggagttggaggaggaggacgacgagaaGGTGGAGCTCGAAGGGGAGGAGAGGCACGGGAAATCCGGTAGAGACGGGAAAGTGTCGTCGGCGAAGAGGAAGTCGTCCTCCCCCGGCGGGATCTCCCCCGCCGGGGCCTTCCCCGGCCAAGCCCCGCCTCCGTGCTTCTGCTGcgagtgcggcggcggcggcgagccggcgGAGGCGTCCATGCAAAGCGACAGAGATGGattgggagagagaggagggagatgggAGATGTGTTGTGTTTGTTGTTGTATGCCTTTGTGGTGGTATTGCGGCGTTTGTGTCTCTGTGTGTAGTTGTGGGGGTGGGTGCAGTTACTGAGACGATGAACAGTGGAAGCAGGAGgtggaagggagagggaagagcGAGATGCGGCAACGGGCCACACGTGGCGGCTGCTGGGGGCTGTGGGAAGCGCTCCACCGCCCACGCCAGCCTCTGCTCGGCGACCCTGCTTTACATCCCCTGCTCACGCTCCCCTTATCACGCTGTTCGTGGGTCCACCTGTTCCCTGCGCCCACAGTGTCAGCGATTAGGTGCATATTTCAGCAGGTGGGGCTTCTCTCTGAACGGTGCTGCTCGATGACAGCGGGGCCTTCTGACGCGAGCCCACAAGTCAGTTTCAAGTCCCGGAGGCGCCTAGTGGGGGGGAAGACTTCGGCGCGTGGTAATTTGACCCGCTCGCGCAACTCCGCGAAGAAACGGAAGGCGAGAGAGCGTGTGCAGTCCTCGGTGCATGACGTTGCCCAAACGCGTGTGGGAGCCCACTCGTCATCGAGCCCGTTTTGACGAACCCCGCGTGCGTCTAGCATTTCGTCCCCGCAGGATGTCCGTGTCGCCGGGGCGCCGACTGGGCGCGGCGTGCTGGGTCCCTTTCGCGCCGTCGGATCGTGCCTCCTTcgagatcggacggacggaaAGCTTCCGGTTCGAACCTCGGGGTTGTCTGGGTACAAGGAGGAGTCGCTAGTTCCTCTGCGCGCACGCTTGGAACCTACACGAACGGTGCTCTATCAGTGACGTGCATGTGGGCCGCATGCGGTCAGGGTGACGTGGTGGTCTGTGATTGGCTCTTGGAGGTGGCGTGTATGAACCCGTTGGCCCATGCAGCGGCCAGCTCAACCGTAGCCGGGAAATGCATCTACTCGGTGTGGGCGTTGCGTGTGGACGGAGCATTTGCCTTGTCTTATTCGTGGGAAGGTTGTTGCGGTGGTAGTAGAATaatctttttttattattcTGAGAATTCCTGAATTTTTGTTTAAATATATGTTGATTTAATGTTTTGTCACGTGAATGATAAGAGTGACGAAATGCTAGAACCGATATATAGGTATAGCTTGTGCTTTTGACGTTTTGTGCTAGCTTTTTCAGTTCGATGATATAGCCTTTCTTTATACTGAGATATAGTAGTGAGATATTGGCGTGGTCATCCTTGTTTGAAGTTAAGTTTTCACTTGCGCGAAAGTCCTAGGATGTCATATAGAATGGCTAGAATATGCAATGGAAGGGAGAGCAGAactatatgtttttttacatTACCATCGTATTAAATTTTAACTTTGTACTTTTTTTCCGGTGAAACTTTGGATCATATGAATTTGTTTATAAGTTATATCGTTTCTACATGTGAATTAGTTGTGTGTAAATCTCATTTACATTTATCATTGAATTAGTCGTGTGTTCAAAACATTTAACTCTACATACTACTTATTTAATTTCTTATGTATGTAATCTTGAAATGTAAATGAATCGCATTAATGAAATAGTAATGCAGAGTATACATTTAAGATGTAATTGATGTATTGATAAGAGAGAGACAAATGTTCCACGTGGAAGGTCTGTCTAGCGTCATGGACTCATTCAAATATGTAAAATCGCATAGACTTTCTATCATTCTTCTCTACATGCAATGTGCTAAGTTGTTGTGCATAGACTTGGGCATACCACATGCAACAAGTTGGGCTTCGCAAAGCTTGGTACTAAAATTTCCAAACTTTAGGCCCAACACGAGGCttgaaaaaaatcaattttcaACATTCTTACATCTTtttgtgataaaaaaaaggggtatTGCACTATTTCTTTGAATAAAATACAATGTTGCAATTGTTATGTTTATGGGGCTTCCGGGCCGGGCCGCTCGTGCCAAAGTGTTGTTATGATCATGCTTGCAAGCAATAATTCAAGGGGTTCAGATGAGAATCACTGACAATCAATAATTGTGACTTCACAAGAGAGTACATAGTTAGTGTAATCCGTCAATGCAGAGTTTTGAAACTTTCCTACTCTCTcaatttcacaaagaatggcacgcacgcattttaagattttactttgaccaataattagaCTAATGGTTTGAGATttatgtgttataaaaattatatcattggattcgtatttcaaaaacatttccaacgatataaaatttaTAACGTATAATCTACATGCAATTGGTctaatcattggtcaaagttcgacctcgaAAAGTGTGGGCgtcattctttgtgaaaaggagggagcaTGTCGTTGTGCCATCACCATCTAGAATACATTGAAGATATGCTTCAAGTTAGATACACAACTTCCATAATTATAGGATTATctaataaatatattttcattgaaGAAAAATCTTATCACATGGTGTCTTAGTTGCTTCACGTGTTATAATTTGCAATGGACAAATCTACAATTTTTATGTATCTTTATATTAAAACCGCACCACATTTTATGGCACGTCATAATACAAAACTACAAAGAGCAACAAATGTAGTGACGTGAAGACAGGTACGATGGTCCGACCTCTTTACCTGCCAACAACTTATGTTAGGACGTGCATCAatgctactccatccgtttcaaaatataagacgtatttaattttttttgaccaagaatttcTCCATCAACATTTGACTTACGTGATACAAATCATAATCGCAAGTTAGTATTTTCTTCAACATAAATAcaaatgatatcaattttatttttaaaaatatgcaTATTACTGTAATAGACTAACAGTTG
The Brachypodium distachyon strain Bd21 chromosome 2, Brachypodium_distachyon_v3.0, whole genome shotgun sequence genome window above contains:
- the LOC100840416 gene encoding B3 domain-containing protein VP1; the encoded protein is MDASAGSPPPPHSQQKHGGGAWPGKAPAGEIPPGEDDFLFADDTFPSLPDFPCLSSPSSSTFSSSSSSNSSSAFTAAATRGGGEQHAAAEDGIDALADLDQLLDFASLSVPSWEDEPLFPDDVGMMLEDADAMSDDHKPPARHAADAGCRAAGKAAAAASGGGEGFVASGGGAAEDLPRFFMEWLTNNRDCISAEDLRSIRLKRSTIEAAAARLGGGRQGTMQLLKLILTWVQNHHLQKKRLRVDASMEMDASPAGPHGSHHHHHQLPSPGANPGYEFPAAAPEGTSWTMPYQQAAFTPPSAYGGETQTAIYPNTTSTTTAATGPYPFQQSCSTSSVVVSSQPFSPPAAATDMQTAPMSGSAGSGNNSVPLVWPQQYAFPGGAPTGNSYPMLQPFAPGFAMPMCPQRAAGGTEPSATKEARKRRMARQRRLSSSLQHQRSQQLNLGQIQIVPQPPQEHSAPVTLTPPPSGAWGLWSSPPGCQQVPVQAQAQNPPSKPSSSSKPKQQKPSAPDAGATPAASEKRQGANNKPAADKNLRFLLQKVLKQSDVGSLGRIVLPKEAETHLPELKTRDGISIPMEDIGTSRVWNMRYRFWPNNKSRMYLLENTGDFVRSNELQEGDFIVIYSDVKGRYLIRGVKVRPVQDQAGKHKYGIPGNKGGASDVKTGPEDRGCKEKSPHGAQRSRQEATGSNMMAVRI